The Celeribacter baekdonensis genomic interval TCCTCGGCCTCGTCATCATCGTCGATCAAAGCGCTCGCCAAAGGCTGCGACAGTTTCGAGCCATCGCGGTAGAGCGCATTGGCTTTCACACCCAAGGACCAAGACAACTCATAGGAGGCCAGGCAATCCTCGATGGTGGCGTCATTCGGCATGTTGATGGTTTTGGAAATCGCGCCGGAAATAAACGACTGTGCTGCGGCCATCATGGTGATGTGGCTGTTGACAGAGAGATAGCGTTTGCCCTTTTTGCCGCAGGCATTGGCGCAATCGAACACCGAATAGTGCTCTTCTTTGAGGAAAGGCGCGCCTTCAAGCGTCATTGTGCCGCAAACATGATCATTGGCGGCGTCAATGTCGGCCTTGGTGAAGCCCAAGGAGCGCAGCAAATCAAAGGACGGATCGTTGAGCTTGGCCTTCGGAATGCCCAAAGTGCCGGTGCAGAAATCCTCGCCCAGCGTCCATTGGTTGAACACAAAACGGATGTCAAAGGCGGAGGGCAGAGCGGCCTCGATTTTCTCGATCTGAGCCGCGCCAAAGCCGTGGCCGATCAGCGCGGTGTGGTTGATCCCCGGCGCATTGCCGATGGACCCATGACCGACCGCATAGGAAATGATCTCTTCGATCTCGCTTGAGGGGTAGCCGAGTTTTTCCAGTGCTGCGGGCACCGAACGGTTGATGATTTTGAAATAGCCGCCGCCTGCGAGTTTCTTGAATTTCACCAACGCGAAATCCGGCTCAATCCCGGTGGTGTCGCAATCCATCACCAAACCGATGGTGCCAGTCGGGGCAATCACAGAGACCTGGGCGTTGCGAAAGCCGTTTTTCTCACCAAGGCTCAGCGCCTCATCCCATGCGGTTTTGGCCAGTTCGACCAAATGCGCGTCCGGGCAATTGGCGTGATCCAAAGCGACGGGTTTGACCTCAAGCGCGTCATAGCCGGTGGATTTGCCATAGGCGGCGGTGCGGTGGTTGCGGATGACGCGGAGCATGTGGTCGCGGTTGGCCTCATAGCGCGAGAACGCGCCCAATTCGCCAGCGATTTCTGCGGATGTCGCGTAAGATACCCCGGTCATGATCGCGGTCAACGCGCCCGCCATTGCCCGGCCCTCGTCCGAGTCATAGCCAAAGCCCATGTTCATCAACAGCCCGCCGATGTTGGCATAGCCAAGACCCAGCGTGCGGAAGTCATAGGAGCGCTGTGCAATTTCTTTCGACGGGAACTGTGCCATCATCACCGAAATCTCAAGCGTCAGCGTCCAAATCCGGGTCGCATGCATATAGGCTTCGGCATCAAAGCGACCGTCTTTGAGGAAGGTCAAAAGGTTCATCGACGCCAAGTTACAGGCGGTATCATCGAGGAACATATATTCGGAACAGGGGTTCGAACCGCGGATTTGACCGTCTTGCGGGCAGGTGTGCCAGGCGTTGATCGTGTCGTGAAACTGAATGCCCGGATCAGCACAGGCCCATGCGGCATGACCGACGTCTTGCCACAGATCGCGGGCATTGACAGTCTTGGCGACCTTGCCATCGGTGCGACGCAACAGCTCCCATTCGGCATCGTCTTTGACGGCCTTGAGGAACGCGTCAGTCACGCGCACCGAGTTGTTGGAGTTTTGACCCGACACAGAGGCGTAGGCTTCAGAGTCCCAATCGGTGTCATAGGTCGGGAATTCGATCGAGGCATAGCCCTGTTTGGCGTAATCCAACACCCGTTTGACATAGGTTTCCGGGATGCAAACCTGTTTCGCGGATTTGATCGCCGCTTTCAGCGCGGTGTTTTTGGCCGGATCAAAGGCATCGTCGTCTTTGCCGTCCCATGTGCCAATGGCGTCAAAAATCTGGTTCAACTGACGTTCGTGCATCTTGGAGCCCGCGACGATGGACGCCACTTTTTGCTCCTCAAGAACCTTCCAGTTGATGAATTCTTCGATATCCGGGTGATCCATATCACAGATCACCATTTTCGCGGCGCGGCGCGTGGTGCCACCCGATTTGATCGCGCCAGCGGCCCGGTCCCCGATTTTCAAAAAGCCCATCAAGCCGGACGATTTGCCACCGCCGGACAAGGCCTCATTAGCGGCGCGCAAGGACGAAAAGTTGGTGCCCGTGCCCGAGCCGTATTTGAACAGCCGCGCCTCGCGGACCCAAAGATCCATGATGCCCCCATCAGACACCAAATCGTCTTTCACCGACTGGATGAAACAGGCGTGGGGCTGCGGGTGCTCATAGGCGGAACTCGAACGGGTCAGCTCGCCGGATTTGTAATCCACGTAATAGTGCCCCTGCCCCGGACCGTCGATGCCGTAAGCCCAATGCAGGCCGGTGTTGAACCACTGCGGGCTGTTCGGCGCGCCCATTTGGGCCGCCAAAGTAAACCGCATGTCGTCGTAATAGGCACGGGCGTCGTCCTCAGAGGTGAAATAGCCGCCCTTCCACCCCCAATAGGCCCAAGCGCCCGCCAGACGGTCAAACACTTGTTTCGCCGAGGTTTCGCCACCAAAGCGCGCGTCCTCAGGCAGTTTTGCCAAAGCATCTTCGTCGGGAACAGAGCGCCACAAAAACGACGGCACGCCCTTTTCACGGACTTTTTTCAATGCCGCCGGAACACCGGCCTTGCGGAAATATTTTTGAGCGATGACATCAGACGCCACCTGCGACCAACGCGCCGGGATTTCACAATCGTCCAGTTTGAACACCACGGTGCCGTCCGGGTTGCGAATCTCGGAAGTGGTCGTGGTGAACGCCAACTCCGCATATGCGTCTTGGCCTGCTTTGGTGAATTTACGTTCGATCTTCATCGTATGCCCGCCTCATTTTACCAGGCCTCAGCCTGTTTAGCCCGTCAAAGCCCGTTGTTTTTCAGATCCTCAGCGGCGCCAAACGCATGTTCAAACCAGCCGCATGTCTCAACTCATCGCCCGCCGCGCATTCACTACATCTTGTGTTCAAGCCCGTGAGAA includes:
- a CDS encoding vitamin B12-dependent ribonucleotide reductase — translated: MKIERKFTKAGQDAYAELAFTTTTSEIRNPDGTVVFKLDDCEIPARWSQVASDVIAQKYFRKAGVPAALKKVREKGVPSFLWRSVPDEDALAKLPEDARFGGETSAKQVFDRLAGAWAYWGWKGGYFTSEDDARAYYDDMRFTLAAQMGAPNSPQWFNTGLHWAYGIDGPGQGHYYVDYKSGELTRSSSAYEHPQPHACFIQSVKDDLVSDGGIMDLWVREARLFKYGSGTGTNFSSLRAANEALSGGGKSSGLMGFLKIGDRAAGAIKSGGTTRRAAKMVICDMDHPDIEEFINWKVLEEQKVASIVAGSKMHERQLNQIFDAIGTWDGKDDDAFDPAKNTALKAAIKSAKQVCIPETYVKRVLDYAKQGYASIEFPTYDTDWDSEAYASVSGQNSNNSVRVTDAFLKAVKDDAEWELLRRTDGKVAKTVNARDLWQDVGHAAWACADPGIQFHDTINAWHTCPQDGQIRGSNPCSEYMFLDDTACNLASMNLLTFLKDGRFDAEAYMHATRIWTLTLEISVMMAQFPSKEIAQRSYDFRTLGLGYANIGGLLMNMGFGYDSDEGRAMAGALTAIMTGVSYATSAEIAGELGAFSRYEANRDHMLRVIRNHRTAAYGKSTGYDALEVKPVALDHANCPDAHLVELAKTAWDEALSLGEKNGFRNAQVSVIAPTGTIGLVMDCDTTGIEPDFALVKFKKLAGGGYFKIINRSVPAALEKLGYPSSEIEEIISYAVGHGSIGNAPGINHTALIGHGFGAAQIEKIEAALPSAFDIRFVFNQWTLGEDFCTGTLGIPKAKLNDPSFDLLRSLGFTKADIDAANDHVCGTMTLEGAPFLKEEHYSVFDCANACGKKGKRYLSVNSHITMMAAAQSFISGAISKTINMPNDATIEDCLASYELSWSLGVKANALYRDGSKLSQPLASALIDDDDEAEDILATGTPQEKAAVLAEKIVEKVIIKEVARGREKLPTRRKGYTQKSVVGGHKVYLRTGEYEDGTLGEIFIDMHKEGAGFRAMMNNFAIAISVGLQYGVPLEEFVDAFTFTKFEPSGMVQGNDSIKNATSILDYIFRELAVSYLDRTDLAHVKPAGHAFDDLGRGEEEGVANVQKPSEAASAKSIEVLKQISSTGYLRKRMPQELIVLQGGMQSGVVALDGSIDAEVALHTLVSEVKQTSAKADTALSSGSVSMDARTKAKMQGYEGDPCGECGNYTLVRNGTCMKCNTCGGTSGCS